The following proteins are encoded in a genomic region of Cryptomeria japonica chromosome 11, Sugi_1.0, whole genome shotgun sequence:
- the LOC131859998 gene encoding uncharacterized protein LOC131859998: protein MERDNGKKALSLQKNRGESLNLKMGVSKITENWSNGSFKIHGVRFKLDASLIVTVTVSNNAVKIFPRKEKERAKIGKATVGYYEASNIKKIWGWENKRLSVSPRKGKRKLEEGESSKGEATLSKKRKSATRMKAHDEKNDIEETSKEGSEMETNELEGEESWKDEEVGAEEEEGENESDNENPIHSASIGHDNSQPMVDKDDKDKEEKDMDSEREKNKEPEKEMAKDYLSEDKESKGEMRKEDDKIQKQWK, encoded by the exons atggaaag agacaaCGGAAAGAAAGCTTTGAGCTTGCAGAAGAACAGAGGTGAAAGTCTGAATTTGAAAATGGGAG TCTCCAAAATAACTGAAAACTggagtaatgggtcctttaaaatccatggtgtgaggttcaaattggacgcAAGCCTCATCGTGACTGtgacag tttccaataatgcggTAAAAATCTTCCCacgtaaggaaaaggagagggctaaaattggaaaagcAACAGTTGGTTATTATGAAGCCTCCAAtattaagaaaatttggggctgg GAAAACAAGAGGTTGTCCGTTTCTCCTAGAAAAGGCAAGAGAAAGCTGGAGGAAGGCGAATCCAGCAAGGGGGAGGCTACCTTGAGCAAAAAAAGAAAGAGCGCTACTAGGATGAAAGCCCATGATGAAAAGAATGATATAGAGGAAACTAGTAAAGAGGGCAGTGAAATGGAAACAAACGAGTTAGAGGGTGAGGaaagctggaaagatgaggaggtgggtgcagaggaagaagaaggtgagaACGAATCCGACAATGAAAATCCAATTCACAGTGCTAGCATAGGCCACGACAATAGCCAGCCAATGGTGGATAAAGATGATAAGGATAAAGAGGAAAAAGATATGgattctgagagggagaagaacaaggaacccGAGAAGGAAATGGCTAAGGATTATTTGAGTGAGGATAAGGAGAGT aAAGGTGAGATGAGGAAGGAAGATGATAAGATTCAGAAGCAATGGAAGTAG